DNA from Methylobacterium currus:
TCGTCGACGTAGACCGCCGGGATCCGGGCGATGTCGGCATCGTCCTCAATGCTAAAGCGCGGCCACTCGGCCGAGTACGCGCAGCAGGCCCCGCATTCCTGGCAGGAGAAACTTTGGCAGGAGAAACTTTGGCAGGAGACATTCGCCGGGTCGGCGGGTTTCTCCGGGTCGGCAGGGATCTCCGAGTCGGGAGGACTTGGCGTCAC
Protein-coding regions in this window:
- a CDS encoding YkgJ family cysteine cluster protein translates to MPADPEKPADPANVSCQSFSCQSFSCQECGACCAYSAEWPRFSIEDDADIARIPAVYVDDPAGRMRCEGDRCSALEGRVGERVACKVYAVRPEVCRTCEPGDPECLIARRHHGLPV